The following nucleotide sequence is from Myxococcota bacterium.
GCTGTTCCCCGACACCGAGATCGTGTCGAGCCGGGGCGGCACGCGCGAGACCCGCACCCGCGTATCGGCGCTGGGCACGGAGTCGATCGTGCGCTTCGTGTTCAAGACCGCCGCGGACGGGGGGCTCACGTTCTCGAAGATCTGCGACGGCCGCGTCTGGCGCTCGCTCGAGGGCGCCATTCGACTCACTCCGCTGAACGACGCGACCACGCGCGTGCAGATCGCGATGGAAGGCACCACGCGCGCGCTGGTGCCCGAGTTCACGATCCGCACGCCGATGAAGGACCAGCTGCAGCAGATGACGCGCGCGCTGCGCGAGAGACTCGAGCATGGGTAGGGTGTGATTCTTGCCTTACCTCGAGGCGAGCGATGGCGCGCAGATCTTCTGGCGCGCGGCCGGCAACGGAGCTCCGCTGCTCTTGTCGTGCGCCTCGTTCTCGACTCACGCGCACTGGGCGGGGCAAGAGGCCGAGCTGGCGCGCTTCGCGCGCGTGATTTCATGGGACTACCGCGGCCACGGTCTCTCCGACGCGCCGGAGGAGCCTTCCCGCTACACCCTGGCGCAGGTGGTCGACGACCTGGAGCGGGTCCACCGCGCCGCGGCGGGTGACTCGCCGGCGATCGCCGCGGGGCTGTCCGTCGGCGGCATAGTGTCACTCTCCTACGCGCGCGCCCGGCCCGAGCGGGTGCGCGCCCTGGTCCTGTGCAACACCGGTCCGGGCTTCAAGAACCCCGAGGCGCTGGCGCAGTGGAACGACATGCTGGAGCGCGCGGCCGCCAAGATGGGCGAGGTCGGGCTCGAGAAGTATCTCGAAGGGAAGCGCGCGAGCGCCGAGCTGCTCGGACTGCATCCCGACTCGGCCTGGGCGCAGCGCGCCCGCGCCGGCCTCTTGTGCTCCTCCGTGCCCGGCCTGCAGCGCTTCGCGCGGGGCGTGGCGGGCCCGGTGCCGAACCTGGTCGACGCGCTGCCCGAGATCGCCCAGCCCGCGCTCGTCTTGGTGGGCGAGCACGACCAGAATTTCCAGCGCGCCTCGCACGTCCTGGCCGCGAAGCTCCCGAACGTGGAGCGGGTCGAGATCGCGGGCGCGGGCCACGTGCTCAACCTCGACCAGCCGCAGGCCTTCGTGCGCGAGCTGGAGCGCTTCGTCCGGAGCCAGCTTTGACCGGGTTCGAAGCGCCGTGGTCTACTCGGCCCCGTGAAATTCGTCTTCTACGCCATGCTGGTCATGATCGCGGCCTCGATCGCGACCGAGCTGGTGCTGCCCCGGGCCATCAAGGACCGTCTCGGAACGGCAATTTGCTGGGGCATGATGGCGATCACGATGGCATTTTTGGGCCTCTCCACCGTGGGGCTCATCTACGCCACCTTCACGCTCTTCATTCGCCCCCATCTCGGGACCTGAAACGCGCTCCTCGGAGCGCGAAACCCAAGTCCCAGCGGCCGGTTTGACGACCGGTAGACCGCAGGGACAAAGCGCGCGGATGCCGGACGAAGATGCGCGCCTGATGCTGGCCTTCCAGAAAGGAGACCGGCGCGCGTTCGAAGCCCTCTTTGCGCGCTACACGCCCCGCGTTCTCACCTTTCTCACACGGATGGTGCGAGACCGCGCTCGCGCCGAGGAGCTGACGCAGGACGTGTTCATCCGCATCTACAACGCCGCAGATCGCTACGAGCCCAGAGCCCGGTTCTCGACCTACCTGTTCGGGATCGCGCACAACATCGCGCTGAACGAGCTGGCGCGGGCGCACCGGAAGCACGAGCAGGCCCGCAGCGATCTGACCGAGCTGGGCGCGATCGACCCCGCGCCGAGCCCGGTCGAGAAGCTCAGCGCGGAGCGCACGCGCGAGCGGCTGGAGCGCGCGCTCGCCGATCTGCCGGAGCGGCAGCGCGCGGCGCTGCTGTTGCGCAGCGAGCAGGGTCTGGACTACGAGGAGATCGCAGGCTCACTCGACACGACGGTCGCGAGCGTGAAGAGCCTGCTGCACCGGGCGCGCGAGAGCTTGCTCGCCGCGCTCGGGGAGGACGAGATCTGATGGACTGCAAGCGAGACCGCGAAGAGATCGCAGCCTACGTAGACGGAGAGCTCGCGGGCGAGGCCCGCGCCGAGCTCGAGTCACACCTCTCGGCCTGCGCGGCCTGCCGCGCCGAGGTCGCCGCACAGGAGCGCCTGGCCCACGCCTTCGCCACGCTTCCGGAGGTGACTCCCGCCGGGGACTTCGAGGCGCGCTTCTGGGCGCGCGTCGCGCGCGAAGGCGAGGCGCGAGAGAGTCGCTGGAAGCGCTGGTTCGGCTGGCGGAACATCCTGGGCGCGGCCCTGGTCACGGCCGTGGCGCTCTTGCTCTTCCTGCCGCTGCCGGAGCGGCCGGCCGGCGACCAGGGGCCGCTCCGGCTGCCGCTCGCAGCCCACGCGAAGGTCGACCCCGACGTGAAGATCGTGAGCAACCCGAAGGACTTCGAGCTCCTTCAGGACCCCGACATCGACGCGATCTCCGAGGTGGACGTGCTCGAGGATTGGGATGACAACCCGCCGAGCTGAGCCAGCTCGGCGGGCCGTCCTGTGCGCGGCCGTGGTCGCGCTGGGCTGGTTTGCGCTGCCCGCGACCGCCCGCGCGGACGACCCGCGCCCTCCGCCGGAGCAGTGGCAGAAGCTCTCGCCCGAAGAGCGCGAGCGCCTGCACCAGCGCTGGCAGGACTTCCAGAAGCTGCCGCCGGAGAAGAAAGAGGAGATCCGCCAGCGCTCCAAGCAGTTCCGGCAGCTCCCGCCCGAGGACCGCGTGCGGGTGCGGCAGAACTACGAGCGCTGGCAGCAGCTCAGCCCGGAGCAGAAGCAGCTCATGCGCGAGCGCTACCAGCGC
It contains:
- a CDS encoding alpha/beta hydrolase, with the translated sequence MPYLEASDGAQIFWRAAGNGAPLLLSCASFSTHAHWAGQEAELARFARVISWDYRGHGLSDAPEEPSRYTLAQVVDDLERVHRAAAGDSPAIAAGLSVGGIVSLSYARARPERVRALVLCNTGPGFKNPEALAQWNDMLERAAAKMGEVGLEKYLEGKRASAELLGLHPDSAWAQRARAGLLCSSVPGLQRFARGVAGPVPNLVDALPEIAQPALVLVGEHDQNFQRASHVLAAKLPNVERVEIAGAGHVLNLDQPQAFVRELERFVRSQL
- a CDS encoding sigma-70 family RNA polymerase sigma factor, with the translated sequence MPDEDARLMLAFQKGDRRAFEALFARYTPRVLTFLTRMVRDRARAEELTQDVFIRIYNAADRYEPRARFSTYLFGIAHNIALNELARAHRKHEQARSDLTELGAIDPAPSPVEKLSAERTRERLERALADLPERQRAALLLRSEQGLDYEEIAGSLDTTVASVKSLLHRARESLLAALGEDEI
- a CDS encoding zf-HC2 domain-containing protein, with the protein product MDCKRDREEIAAYVDGELAGEARAELESHLSACAACRAEVAAQERLAHAFATLPEVTPAGDFEARFWARVAREGEARESRWKRWFGWRNILGAALVTAVALLLFLPLPERPAGDQGPLRLPLAAHAKVDPDVKIVSNPKDFELLQDPDIDAISEVDVLEDWDDNPPS
- a CDS encoding DUF3106 domain-containing protein, with protein sequence MVALGWFALPATARADDPRPPPEQWQKLSPEERERLHQRWQDFQKLPPEKKEEIRQRSKQFRQLPPEDRVRVRQNYERWQQLSPEQKQLMRERYQRFQQLPPDQKEKLRQKAKTPKPPAPPKAPPKK